In the genome of Candidatus Goldiibacteriota bacterium HGW-Goldbacteria-1, one region contains:
- a CDS encoding pyridoxamine 5'-phosphate oxidase family protein, protein MRRNDKQIQDKQEIEEILALGKVVRIAFSGPEPYLLPMNYGYNKGAIYIHCAPVGKKLDLIRNNPKVAFEVTIDDSLKSGETACAFGYKYRCVIGSGTALIVEDEWEKISGLNILMKQQAGLHNPLYEKEMTDKVAVFKVIIGEMTGKKSGF, encoded by the coding sequence ATGAGAAGGAACGACAAGCAGATTCAGGACAAACAGGAAATTGAAGAAATACTGGCTCTGGGAAAGGTTGTAAGAATTGCCTTTTCCGGGCCGGAGCCGTATTTGCTTCCCATGAATTACGGGTATAATAAGGGCGCGATATATATTCACTGCGCGCCTGTGGGTAAAAAACTTGACCTAATCAGAAATAACCCCAAAGTGGCTTTTGAAGTCACAATTGATGATTCCCTGAAATCCGGCGAGACCGCATGCGCATTTGGATATAAATACAGGTGCGTAATTGGAAGCGGCACAGCTTTAATTGTTGAAGATGAATGGGAAAAAATATCGGGTTTAAATATCCTTATGAAACAGCAGGCAGGCCTTCATAATCCCCTGTATGAAAAAGAGATGACGGATAAAGTGGCTGTTTTTAAGGTGATTATAGGCGAAATGACGGGGAAAAAGTCGGGTTTTTAA